The following coding sequences are from one Leptospira mayottensis 200901116 window:
- the rpsT gene encoding 30S ribosomal protein S20: protein MANIKSSEKDIRRTKRRNAANSQNRSRLRTQAKKVLKAIKEKDPKAAMALFIEYTSLLDKAAKTNLIHSKNADRKKSRMAKRLNTVSAAA from the coding sequence TTGGCTAATATCAAGTCTTCAGAAAAGGACATTCGGAGAACGAAACGCAGAAATGCGGCCAATTCCCAGAATCGGTCCAGGCTCAGAACTCAGGCTAAAAAAGTTTTGAAAGCCATCAAAGAAAAAGACCCAAAAGCAGCAATGGCTCTTTTTATAGAGTATACCTCTCTTTTAGATAAAGCTGCAAAAACAAATTTAATCCATTCTAAAAATGCAGATAGAAAAAAAAGTAGAATGGCAAAACGCCTCAACACAGTATCTGCAGCAGCTTAA
- the glmM gene encoding phosphoglucosamine mutase, translated as MNTNAFVFNHPDLMVSVSGIRGIIPTGLSPEVIFDALRAFGTWIEGSKIVIGRDSRPSGPYIENIALGLMQAMGKDVLQLGIVPTPTVKAVVNLSKAGGGIMISASHNPILWNAFKFIGPGGFFTGAADLEQILDTVRNQSYRQIQYKPSSKIVSGKEWSEKHIESVLKRVDVGAIRKKKYKVLVDAVNGAGSALVPELLRKLGCKPILLHCSPDGTFPRPPEPTPDALKQTSRKMRSSGADIGFALDPDADRLVVLTPKKGAISEEYTLPLSFLSLTLGKMPKKANLVVNLSTSFINEFVAGQYGVPVSRSKVGEANVVSEMLRQKSIFGGEGNGGVIDPAIASFGRDSLSGIAHILNGMAITGKKIDSILEEFPAIHMQKTSFQVAVKNLQDIYSKFSEEFSAFSKETLDGLRLASEDSWIHIRPSNTEPIIRVIAEARTKKDLNSLLDRTGSLMENA; from the coding sequence ATGAATACAAATGCTTTCGTATTCAATCATCCAGATCTCATGGTTTCCGTTTCTGGGATTCGAGGAATCATTCCCACAGGACTTTCTCCCGAAGTTATTTTTGATGCGCTCCGTGCTTTTGGTACTTGGATTGAAGGATCTAAAATTGTAATCGGTCGCGATTCCAGGCCTTCCGGGCCTTATATCGAAAACATTGCCTTAGGTTTGATGCAGGCGATGGGAAAAGACGTTCTACAACTCGGAATTGTTCCGACTCCGACGGTAAAAGCGGTCGTTAATCTTTCCAAAGCGGGAGGCGGAATCATGATCAGTGCCTCTCACAATCCGATCCTGTGGAACGCGTTTAAATTTATAGGTCCAGGCGGATTCTTTACTGGAGCGGCAGATTTGGAACAAATTCTGGACACGGTTCGAAATCAATCCTATAGACAAATTCAATACAAACCTTCTTCTAAAATCGTTTCTGGAAAAGAATGGTCTGAAAAACACATCGAGTCCGTTCTCAAACGAGTGGACGTCGGTGCAATTCGAAAGAAAAAATACAAGGTTCTCGTAGACGCAGTCAATGGAGCGGGAAGCGCCTTGGTTCCGGAACTTCTGAGAAAACTCGGATGTAAGCCGATCCTTTTGCATTGCAGTCCGGACGGAACTTTTCCAAGACCACCGGAACCTACTCCGGACGCGCTCAAACAAACTTCTCGAAAGATGAGATCTTCCGGTGCCGATATTGGCTTTGCTCTGGATCCGGACGCGGATCGTCTTGTCGTTCTCACTCCGAAAAAAGGAGCGATCTCCGAAGAATACACTCTTCCTTTGAGTTTTCTTTCTCTCACGTTGGGGAAGATGCCTAAAAAGGCCAACCTGGTCGTAAATCTTTCCACAAGTTTTATCAACGAATTCGTGGCGGGACAATATGGTGTTCCCGTTTCTCGTTCTAAAGTTGGGGAAGCGAACGTAGTATCCGAAATGCTTCGCCAAAAATCGATTTTCGGTGGAGAAGGAAACGGAGGAGTCATCGATCCCGCAATCGCTTCTTTTGGAAGAGATTCACTTTCCGGAATCGCACATATCCTAAATGGAATGGCAATAACGGGAAAAAAAATCGATTCTATTTTAGAAGAATTCCCTGCCATTCATATGCAAAAAACAAGTTTCCAAGTGGCGGTAAAAAATCTCCAGGATATCTATTCTAAGTTCAGTGAAGAATTTTCGGCTTTTTCCAAAGAAACTCTAGACGGCTTGCGCTTGGCCTCTGAGGATTCTTGGATTCACATTCGTCCTTCTAACACGGAACCGATCATACGAGTCATAGCAGAAGCGAGGACCAAAAAAGATCTTAATTCTCTGCTCGACCGCACGGGAAGTCTCATGGAGAATGCCTGA
- a CDS encoding class I SAM-dependent methyltransferase — MSEKRSEKSNSLNDFGSPMAMFRNRLSRMSKHWKKWARKRNIECFRIYDRDIPQVPVSVDLYGPYCQISAYKNSYEISDETRERENVEIGQIVAETLNLDAGSIFWKKREPKKGKQQYEKQSEQSKLLEVKENGLQFYVNLSDYIDTGLFLDHRITRDLIRKESKGKKFLNLFSYTGSFTVYAASGGATQSLSIDLSNTYLAWAEENLKLNGFSLTKHRLLRADVVEWLYNERKKPDRERYDLIVLDPPTFSNSKKMTGIFDIQKDHVEILNILYQDFALPGAVLYFSTNFRKFELSQTSVFWNNPKDITKMTLPDDFRNQKIHFCWKMEKPI; from the coding sequence ATGTCGGAAAAACGATCTGAGAAATCCAATTCGCTTAACGATTTCGGAAGTCCGATGGCAATGTTTCGCAACAGACTTTCAAGAATGTCCAAACATTGGAAAAAGTGGGCGCGCAAAAGAAACATAGAATGTTTTCGAATTTACGACCGAGATATACCTCAGGTTCCCGTAAGCGTGGATCTTTACGGACCATACTGTCAAATCTCAGCGTATAAGAACAGCTATGAAATTTCGGATGAAACAAGAGAAAGGGAGAACGTAGAAATCGGGCAGATCGTCGCGGAAACGTTGAACCTTGATGCGGGTTCCATATTTTGGAAAAAGAGAGAACCTAAAAAGGGCAAACAACAATACGAGAAACAATCCGAACAGTCAAAGTTGCTAGAAGTAAAAGAGAACGGACTTCAATTTTACGTAAACTTATCCGATTATATCGACACTGGGTTATTTTTAGATCACAGAATCACAAGGGATCTTATTCGCAAAGAATCAAAGGGAAAAAAATTCCTAAATCTTTTTTCTTATACGGGATCGTTTACCGTTTACGCAGCGTCAGGTGGAGCGACCCAAAGCTTAAGCATAGATCTTTCCAACACGTATTTGGCTTGGGCTGAAGAAAATTTGAAGTTAAACGGATTCTCTCTTACAAAACATCGCCTACTCAGAGCGGATGTGGTGGAATGGCTTTATAACGAAAGAAAAAAGCCGGATCGGGAAAGATACGATCTGATTGTTCTTGATCCGCCAACTTTTTCCAATAGCAAAAAAATGACGGGCATCTTCGACATACAAAAAGATCATGTGGAAATTTTAAACATTCTTTATCAAGACTTTGCTCTCCCGGGAGCCGTATTGTATTTTTCCACGAACTTTAGAAAATTCGAACTTTCCCAAACGTCCGTTTTCTGGAATAATCCGAAAGACATTACAAAAATGACTCTTCCGGACGACTTCAGAAATCAAAAAATCCATTTCTGCTGGAAAATGGAAAAACCGATTTGA
- a CDS encoding TonB-dependent receptor plug domain-containing protein, translating into MPGTFGDSLKAVFNIPGIAPIFQNYTNAGFQSAMATGLNPTAPNNKSPDISNSQRGFLVMRGAGTRANQFYYDGLPLIYPFHADGITSVLNNNAIRSLEIYSGTYSARYGFATGGVIAVEGFKKKNDSVVLNLNTFLVDGYVFKNISKNLNVNVSGRKYYPNYVLGRIPDLVPNQTFVSDYSDYQFRINWDIDNQNSVTLSSFGTKDYRHPFAANKQYKPKYDAMESLNDNFIVDRNFRTDGVQYVWKPFAAVSNTMNISRSYFEERTQNSTYLFDTSRGALAALLTQGLQKANTLGNNFSEDLRYFEDVMELNLFKKILKLRAGGQYRETVSSFQGKIIYINENPEFLKITKFILSDPNTSTTLQGDRMVHRQIGYFSEMKFDYKGNVLSLGVRRDYHDLSDEWKTSPRLMFAKELDSTKTTFFGGTGKFFQAPTDVSYISKRMGNPNLKMEESQHSNFGIEQKFLSSYSVKLEGYKNTFDNLAIRDNFIYNSSAANINNLISGINNQNTEFISQRNLNYSNSMSGWSKGFELMIKKEIPEDSGFFGWISYTNSLTKRNRNQPVLNDTELQIHNELAKNHRTLYQDVSKDYYTNVYDNGNIEVLKKNSKEEYYDLDRTHMLSIVGGWKYKDTWQIGTRIIHLTNYAYTPIVGSELTPVNSVNLYTPVYSRDLRSERLPSYNQIDIRFDRFITTSWAKLDLYFEIINLTGNRIAVSNTLYNTLAPYLPGQNPATGYINQNGLDVGKTKIPMFNFGIEMRF; encoded by the coding sequence ATGCCTGGTACATTCGGAGATTCTTTAAAGGCGGTATTCAACATTCCGGGAATTGCACCTATATTTCAAAATTATACGAACGCGGGCTTTCAATCTGCAATGGCAACTGGATTGAATCCCACTGCCCCCAATAATAAAAGTCCGGATATTTCCAATAGTCAGAGAGGGTTTCTAGTGATGCGAGGAGCGGGTACTAGGGCCAATCAATTTTATTACGACGGTCTTCCTTTAATCTACCCATTTCACGCAGATGGGATCACTTCTGTTTTGAACAATAATGCGATTCGTTCTTTGGAAATTTATTCGGGTACTTATTCCGCCAGATATGGATTTGCGACAGGCGGGGTCATTGCCGTTGAAGGATTTAAAAAGAAAAACGATTCCGTTGTTCTCAATCTAAATACTTTTTTGGTGGACGGTTACGTATTTAAAAATATATCAAAAAATTTGAATGTAAACGTATCAGGGAGAAAATACTATCCGAACTACGTTTTGGGAAGAATTCCGGATTTAGTACCGAATCAAACATTTGTTTCCGATTACAGCGATTATCAATTTCGGATCAACTGGGATATCGATAATCAAAACTCTGTTACACTTTCCTCTTTCGGGACGAAGGATTATCGTCATCCTTTTGCCGCGAACAAACAATACAAACCTAAGTATGATGCGATGGAAAGTCTCAATGATAATTTTATTGTCGATAGAAATTTTCGAACCGACGGAGTTCAGTATGTTTGGAAACCGTTTGCAGCCGTTTCGAATACTATGAATATATCAAGAAGTTATTTTGAAGAAAGAACTCAAAATAGTACTTATCTTTTTGATACTTCTCGAGGGGCTCTCGCTGCCTTATTGACGCAAGGATTACAAAAAGCGAATACTCTCGGGAACAATTTTTCGGAAGATCTTCGCTATTTTGAAGATGTAATGGAATTGAATTTATTCAAAAAAATCTTAAAGCTTAGGGCGGGCGGACAATATAGGGAAACCGTATCCAGCTTTCAAGGTAAAATAATCTACATCAACGAAAATCCCGAATTTCTTAAGATCACTAAATTCATACTTTCTGACCCGAATACATCTACAACTTTACAAGGGGATAGAATGGTTCATAGGCAGATAGGATATTTCTCCGAGATGAAGTTTGATTATAAGGGTAATGTATTATCGCTTGGAGTGAGACGGGACTATCACGATTTATCGGATGAATGGAAAACAAGTCCAAGACTTATGTTTGCGAAGGAATTAGATTCCACTAAAACTACTTTTTTTGGAGGAACCGGAAAATTCTTTCAAGCTCCCACGGATGTCAGTTATATTTCCAAAAGAATGGGAAATCCTAATCTTAAGATGGAGGAATCTCAACATTCCAACTTTGGAATTGAGCAGAAATTTTTATCGAGTTATTCCGTAAAGTTAGAGGGTTATAAAAACACGTTTGACAACTTAGCCATTCGGGACAATTTCATTTACAATTCCTCCGCCGCCAACATCAACAATCTCATTTCTGGGATTAATAATCAGAACACGGAATTTATCTCTCAGAGAAATTTGAATTACTCGAATTCTATGTCCGGTTGGTCCAAAGGATTCGAATTGATGATAAAAAAGGAAATTCCGGAGGATTCCGGCTTTTTCGGTTGGATTTCATATACCAATTCTTTGACAAAACGAAATAGAAATCAGCCCGTTCTCAACGATACTGAACTTCAAATCCATAACGAACTAGCTAAAAATCATAGGACTTTATATCAGGACGTATCTAAAGATTATTATACTAACGTTTATGATAATGGAAATATCGAGGTTCTAAAGAAAAATTCGAAAGAAGAATACTATGATCTTGATCGAACACATATGCTTAGTATAGTCGGCGGTTGGAAATATAAGGATACTTGGCAAATTGGTACGAGGATCATTCATTTAACGAATTATGCATATACTCCGATCGTAGGATCGGAACTTACTCCGGTTAATTCTGTAAATCTTTACACTCCGGTCTATTCAAGGGACCTTCGGTCTGAGCGGCTTCCGTCGTATAATCAAATTGATATTCGATTCGATCGTTTTATAACGACGAGTTGGGCAAAGTTGGATTTATATTTTGAAATCATCAATCTCACGGGGAATCGGATTGCGGTTTCAAATACACTCTATAATACATTGGCTCCTTATCTTCCAGGTCAGAATCCGGCTACTGGATACATCAATCAAAACGGTCTTGATGTCGGTAAAACTAAAATTCCGATGTTCAACTTCGGGATAGAAATGCGATTTTAA
- a CDS encoding alpha/beta fold hydrolase: MKYTYIENQKVKLFLSYSETDSKNVILFIHGYPDTHKTWDLQIDSLKEKFKLGAIDLRGFGRSSKPLEQSEYNYAVILPDLLKAINFLSKNNKVHIVGHDWGATLGWLFISDPKYSKYVNSFTAISSPHPWLAGKRMIDDLFSLNFDNWKKVIDQSFRSWYIWFFQIPILPELVWQNFGELIYKWVMDLGGVPQKDFLRKVNRNDIHSATIAPINLFRELLFGRTVISAPSNIKIPVQLIIPQKDFIVLPEVYENTYDYVDNLEIHKLDSNHWVHREQPSVVTELIQKFVSKHSV, encoded by the coding sequence TTGAAATATACATACATAGAAAATCAAAAAGTAAAATTGTTTCTCTCTTATTCGGAAACGGATTCGAAGAATGTTATCTTATTCATTCACGGATACCCAGATACTCATAAAACCTGGGATTTGCAGATCGATTCCTTAAAGGAAAAATTCAAATTAGGTGCAATCGACTTAAGAGGTTTCGGAAGGTCTTCCAAACCTTTGGAACAATCCGAGTACAACTACGCGGTGATTCTTCCCGATCTTTTAAAAGCAATCAATTTTCTTTCCAAAAATAACAAGGTGCATATAGTCGGTCACGATTGGGGAGCGACACTCGGCTGGCTATTTATTAGTGATCCGAAATATTCTAAATACGTAAATTCTTTTACAGCGATTTCCAGTCCTCACCCATGGCTTGCGGGTAAACGAATGATCGACGATCTATTCAGTCTCAATTTTGATAATTGGAAAAAGGTAATCGATCAGAGTTTTCGTTCCTGGTATATCTGGTTCTTTCAAATTCCAATTCTCCCCGAATTGGTGTGGCAAAATTTCGGTGAATTGATTTACAAATGGGTCATGGACCTTGGCGGAGTTCCCCAAAAAGATTTCCTCCGAAAAGTGAATCGAAATGATATCCACAGTGCGACGATTGCGCCTATCAATTTGTTTCGGGAATTATTGTTCGGTAGAACGGTAATCTCTGCCCCTTCCAACATCAAAATCCCGGTGCAGTTAATTATTCCTCAAAAGGATTTTATCGTTCTTCCGGAAGTATATGAAAACACATATGACTATGTTGACAATTTAGAAATTCATAAATTAGATTCCAATCATTGGGTGCATCGAGAACAACCGAGCGTAGTGACGGAGTTGATTCAAAAGTTCGTTTCCAAACATTCCGTATAA
- a CDS encoding STAS domain-containing protein, which translates to METKSDPLNQKSNELQFSIENISSAGTLPGPAIIVQIKGDINIFSAKKLKDAFNEAIEKKVYIHLIDLSGVRTMDSSGIATFIGAQNQLSKIPGGGLVLYSLTPQIEKMLELTRLKALFRTASNFSEAIRILSV; encoded by the coding sequence ATGGAAACTAAATCCGACCCCCTTAACCAAAAATCCAATGAACTGCAATTTTCGATTGAAAACATTTCCTCCGCCGGTACCCTTCCCGGCCCAGCGATCATAGTTCAAATAAAAGGAGACATCAATATATTCTCGGCCAAAAAACTAAAAGACGCCTTTAACGAAGCTATAGAAAAAAAAGTTTATATCCATCTTATAGATCTTTCGGGTGTACGTACTATGGATTCCTCCGGAATTGCTACTTTTATCGGAGCTCAGAACCAATTGAGCAAAATCCCGGGTGGTGGGCTTGTACTCTATTCTCTCACTCCTCAGATCGAAAAAATGCTCGAATTAACGAGGCTTAAAGCGCTTTTCCGTACGGCTTCCAACTTCTCAGAAGCGATTCGAATTCTTAGCGTATAA
- a CDS encoding EAL domain-containing protein, which translates to MKEILDLSSNVNLDFSKPISTLDKRVAQSLFSFNEKCETARKMIAEFGTVTPFSFPSEEDGPCTQTFGSAFFKILADTLKTGDFHTEYQPILSLETGKVFAYEALARFYVEGKSISPKFVFNELHQKVDLFFEFEKNLKRFQVRNRPQGKKLFLNLDPHVCKNQSQSIDWHEFLSKEKNIVCEIIENTDSTLIEDTRFCLDALKRSNIPIALDDVGGKRNLFCFDFLEYSKFIKFDKCWLNLFKTKAYYKNIVWGFLDFAREADIQCILEGIETQEDLLIAAEMGFPLVQGFLFQSKNLLV; encoded by the coding sequence ATGAAAGAAATTCTTGATCTGTCGTCTAACGTGAATTTGGATTTTTCGAAACCTATTTCGACTTTAGATAAGCGAGTCGCTCAAAGTCTTTTCTCTTTCAATGAAAAATGTGAAACGGCTCGGAAAATGATTGCGGAGTTTGGAACCGTAACTCCGTTTTCTTTTCCTTCTGAGGAAGACGGTCCTTGCACACAGACTTTTGGTTCGGCGTTTTTTAAGATATTGGCCGATACCTTGAAAACTGGGGATTTCCATACGGAGTATCAACCTATTTTATCTCTGGAAACGGGGAAAGTTTTCGCATACGAAGCTCTGGCACGGTTTTACGTCGAAGGAAAAAGTATCTCTCCCAAGTTTGTTTTTAACGAACTGCATCAGAAAGTGGATTTATTTTTTGAATTCGAAAAGAATTTAAAACGGTTTCAGGTAAGGAACCGCCCACAAGGGAAAAAATTATTTTTAAACTTGGATCCCCATGTCTGTAAAAATCAATCGCAGTCGATTGATTGGCACGAGTTTTTAAGCAAGGAAAAGAATATCGTTTGTGAAATCATAGAAAATACGGATTCTACTCTGATCGAAGATACTCGATTTTGTTTGGACGCATTAAAACGATCGAATATCCCGATCGCGCTCGACGATGTAGGCGGAAAACGGAACCTATTCTGTTTTGATTTTTTAGAATATTCCAAATTTATTAAATTTGATAAATGCTGGCTTAATCTTTTTAAGACCAAGGCATATTATAAAAATATCGTTTGGGGATTTCTAGACTTTGCGAGAGAAGCTGACATCCAGTGTATCTTGGAGGGAATTGAAACCCAAGAGGATCTTTTGATAGCGGCGGAAATGGGGTTTCCTTTAGTACAGGGTTTTTTATTTCAATCCAAAAATCTTTTAGTTTGA
- a CDS encoding IS5 family transposase (programmed frameshift), with the protein MIPKEKPNLQGGRNRVPSRIVMAGIIYRMKTGCQWRAIPNEFGSGQTCHRRFQEWERAGVFKKIYKSILKYYDVKNQIAWDWASMDSAMVKAPKGGVLTGKNPTDRAKLGVKRHILTDGNGIPLAITLTGANVHDKHGVKDTLNSILIFSGKRRKKPKHLCLDKGYDFQDIEVLIKRRNIQSHIRKKGEKPLIGKYNGKSRRWVVERTNSWHNRFRAILIRWERKSENYLASLYLASSIIAFNFFDR; encoded by the exons TTGATTCCTAAAGAAAAGCCCAATCTTCAAGGAGGTCGCAATCGTGTTCCTTCAAGAATAGTAATGGCAGGTATCATCTATCGAATGAAAACAGGCTGTCAGTGGCGTGCAATTCCCAATGAGTTTGGATCTGGTCAAACTTGTCACAGAAGATTTCAAGAATGGGAACGGGCAGGAGTATTCAAAAAGATCTATAAATCTATTTTAAAATATTATGATGTAAAGAATCAGATAGCATGGGACTGGGCTTCGATGGATTCGGCAATGGTTAAGGCTCCCAAAGGGGGAGTTT TAACCGGGAAAAATCCTACAGACCGTGCCAAATTAGGGGTTAAACGGCATATCCTTACGGATGGAAATGGAATTCCTTTGGCAATTACGTTGACTGGAGCTAACGTTCATGACAAACACGGTGTAAAAGATACGTTGAATTCAATCCTAATATTTTCCGGAAAAAGAAGAAAAAAGCCAAAACATCTTTGTTTAGATAAAGGTTATGACTTCCAAGATATAGAAGTTTTAATCAAAAGAAGAAACATTCAATCTCATATTCGGAAAAAAGGTGAAAAGCCTCTCATCGGTAAATACAATGGAAAATCTAGACGATGGGTCGTTGAAAGAACTAACAGTTGGCACAATCGATTCAGAGCTATCCTAATTCGTTGGGAAAGAAAATCTGAAAATTATCTTGCATCTCTTTATCTCGCAAGTTCTATCATTGCTTTTAACTTTTTTGATAGGTAG
- a CDS encoding glycosyltransferase family 2 protein, which translates to MKVSIVIPCYNEKNTIRNILETVKKVPIKNKEIILVDDCSKDGTRELLQTPALKKLTNQIILHEVNYGKGAALRTGFKAATGDIVIVQDADLEYDPFEIPEVIDPIYKGKADVVFGSRFLSGRPHRVVYYWHRLGNMVLTTLSNMFTNINLTDMETCYKAFRREIIQSIDIKENRFGFEPEITAKVAKIPDVRIFEVGISYYGRTYAEGKKIGWKDGFRAIYCILRYNLFD; encoded by the coding sequence ATGAAAGTTTCCATCGTCATTCCTTGTTATAACGAAAAAAATACGATTCGTAATATTCTGGAAACAGTAAAGAAAGTCCCGATCAAAAACAAGGAAATCATTCTCGTGGACGATTGTTCCAAGGATGGAACAAGAGAGCTTCTTCAAACTCCGGCTCTTAAAAAATTAACCAATCAAATCATCCTTCACGAAGTCAATTATGGAAAAGGAGCCGCCCTTAGAACGGGTTTTAAAGCCGCAACCGGAGATATTGTAATCGTTCAAGACGCGGATTTGGAATACGACCCTTTTGAAATTCCGGAAGTCATCGATCCGATTTACAAAGGCAAAGCGGATGTGGTATTCGGAAGTAGATTCTTGAGCGGACGTCCGCATAGAGTTGTTTATTACTGGCATCGCCTGGGAAATATGGTGCTAACTACTCTTTCCAACATGTTTACCAATATCAACTTAACGGACATGGAAACTTGTTATAAAGCATTTCGTAGGGAAATCATCCAGTCCATCGATATCAAAGAAAATCGTTTTGGTTTCGAACCGGAAATCACCGCAAAGGTCGCGAAAATTCCAGATGTTCGTATCTTTGAAGTCGGCATCTCCTATTACGGAAGAACTTACGCGGAAGGAAAAAAGATCGGTTGGAAAGACGGTTTTCGTGCGATCTATTGCATTCTTCGTTATAACTTATTCGATTGA
- a CDS encoding LIC_10450 family protein → MLKRSEYIEIDSISSIDPNALSLGQLSQKFIDKQGNRFALRFNRNTRRAEFVRITLESPNEAQKHKHVPHSTHHSRQSVKQVTSLSVQKISSLQEIMTKTQEQSSVKIPKLSPDSAQTINEMEVQKSALQKPKPTQDRRKSQESSGLDLEKMDLNILDSPSTSPKQDLGEPFSKMEYDSAPSFIEIDVIEKRISELAKIKERIHSVLNNLQNSKIFEITGDPSENKNIIGNLNREFDIEFFQKLDRILNYHKELTTYPRSVNYYTAKYESSRKQILQSKNTDSEKLKLVTLWEMQELMLGLVQKLKKMVLNTLNVLNMKNDNHIKQLSYNQQQMFRDSRTALLYCSEDISSLLISLERWVDTE, encoded by the coding sequence ATGTTAAAACGATCCGAATACATCGAAATCGATTCCATTTCTTCGATAGATCCTAACGCACTTTCCTTAGGTCAACTCAGTCAAAAATTTATAGATAAACAAGGGAACCGCTTTGCTCTTCGATTTAATCGGAATACCCGAAGAGCAGAATTCGTGAGGATTACTTTAGAATCTCCGAATGAAGCTCAAAAGCACAAACACGTTCCCCATTCGACTCATCATAGCCGACAAAGTGTAAAACAGGTTACATCTCTTTCCGTACAAAAAATCTCTTCTCTGCAGGAGATTATGACCAAAACCCAGGAACAATCTTCCGTAAAAATTCCAAAGCTGAGCCCAGACTCAGCCCAAACAATCAACGAGATGGAAGTTCAAAAAAGCGCCCTTCAAAAGCCAAAACCCACTCAGGATCGTCGTAAATCTCAAGAAAGCTCCGGTTTAGACTTAGAAAAAATGGATCTTAACATCCTGGATAGCCCTAGTACTTCCCCCAAACAAGACTTAGGTGAACCTTTTTCAAAAATGGAATACGATTCCGCTCCTTCTTTCATTGAAATAGACGTCATTGAAAAAAGAATCTCCGAACTCGCAAAGATAAAGGAAAGAATCCATTCTGTTTTGAACAACCTTCAGAATTCGAAAATTTTCGAAATCACAGGAGATCCTTCCGAAAATAAGAATATCATTGGAAACTTAAACCGGGAATTCGATATAGAATTTTTTCAGAAACTCGATCGAATTCTGAACTACCACAAAGAGCTGACCACATATCCAAGATCCGTAAATTACTACACAGCTAAATACGAATCCTCTAGAAAACAAATCCTACAGTCCAAAAATACTGACAGTGAAAAACTTAAACTCGTGACCCTTTGGGAAATGCAGGAATTAATGCTTGGATTGGTTCAAAAACTGAAAAAAATGGTTTTGAACACCTTGAACGTTCTTAATATGAAAAACGACAATCACATCAAACAACTTTCATACAATCAGCAACAAATGTTTCGAGATTCCAGGACCGCGCTTCTGTATTGTTCCGAAGATATATCTTCTTTACTTATTTCTCTGGAAAGATGGGTCGATACTGAATAG